In the Pirellulales bacterium genome, one interval contains:
- a CDS encoding sigma-54 dependent transcriptional regulator encodes MKLLFADDEKSLQGLMSLELPRMGHEVTVCPDGLTAAAALERNTYDCILVDLDMPGMNGIEVIKRAKKLSPETEAVVLTGKSSLETAVSALRQGAFDYLTKPCKLVELEGLLARVAEKRELTNKYKALKRQLERLEGGSHLVGNSPQMDKIRDLIAKVAPSNSTVLVRGETGTGKELVARAVHDQSLRAEMPFVVVNCGALPENLIESELFGHRKGSFTGADEHRVGLFEVANGGTIFLDEIGELPKAMQAKLLRVLESGEIRRVGDNESHIVDVRVVCATHRDLEEMVSEGNFREDLMYRINTFEVLLPALRQRTGDIPALAMHLLQRFRPHLRPGDEAFTPDAIRALEGHVWPGNVRELANVIEHAAILCDDGPVSSAHLPMNFGHRRLQGPHFKTVVPQTLQEIEMQAIQQTLERHQGQKPKAAKELGISLKTLYNKLNHASNLEESA; translated from the coding sequence TTGAAGCTGCTTTTTGCCGACGACGAGAAGTCGTTGCAGGGCTTGATGAGCCTCGAGCTGCCGCGCATGGGGCACGAGGTCACGGTCTGCCCCGACGGTCTCACCGCCGCCGCAGCGCTCGAACGCAATACGTATGACTGCATCCTGGTCGATCTCGATATGCCGGGCATGAACGGCATCGAGGTGATCAAGCGGGCCAAGAAGCTGTCGCCCGAGACCGAGGCCGTGGTTCTTACCGGCAAGTCATCGCTGGAGACGGCCGTGTCGGCTCTTCGCCAGGGCGCCTTCGATTACTTGACCAAGCCTTGCAAGCTGGTCGAGCTGGAAGGGCTGCTCGCCCGCGTGGCTGAGAAGCGTGAGCTGACCAACAAGTACAAGGCGCTCAAGCGACAGTTAGAACGCCTCGAAGGCGGCTCGCACCTGGTCGGCAACTCGCCGCAGATGGACAAGATTCGCGATCTGATCGCCAAGGTAGCGCCGTCGAACTCGACGGTGCTCGTGCGCGGCGAAACTGGCACCGGCAAGGAGCTGGTCGCGCGGGCCGTACACGATCAAAGCCTGCGCGCCGAGATGCCGTTCGTGGTCGTCAATTGCGGCGCGCTGCCCGAAAATTTGATCGAAAGCGAGTTGTTTGGGCATCGCAAGGGATCGTTCACCGGCGCCGACGAGCATCGCGTGGGCCTGTTCGAGGTGGCCAACGGCGGCACGATCTTCCTGGACGAGATCGGCGAGTTGCCAAAGGCCATGCAGGCCAAACTGCTGCGGGTGCTGGAAAGTGGCGAGATTCGCCGCGTGGGGGACAACGAGTCGCACATCGTGGACGTGCGTGTCGTGTGCGCGACGCATCGCGACCTCGAAGAAATGGTCAGCGAAGGAAATTTCCGCGAAGATTTGATGTACCGCATCAACACTTTCGAGGTGCTATTACCGGCATTGCGCCAGCGCACCGGCGACATTCCGGCGCTAGCGATGCACTTGTTGCAGCGCTTCCGCCCGCATCTGCGCCCCGGTGACGAAGCATTCACGCCCGATGCGATCCGCGCATTGGAAGGCCACGTGTGGCCCGGCAATGTCCGCGAACTGGCTAATGTAATCGAGCACGCGGCGATTCTGTGCGACGATGGCCCTGTCTCTTCGGCGCACTTGCCAATGAATTTTGGTCATCGCCGCCTGCAAGGACCGCATTTCAAGACGGTCGTCCCACAAACGCTGCAAGAGATCGAAATGCAGGCGATTCAACAGACCTTGGAACGCCATCAGGGGCAAAAGCCCAAGGCGGCGAAGGAATTGGGGATCAGCCTGAAGACGCTCTACAATAAGTTGAACCACGCAAGCAACTTGGAAGAGTCGGCGTAG